CCTGTTCGGCATCCTGCTTTGGTGGAATGCGTCGGGCTTCCCGCAGGGCGCAGTGGACCATGACTGGCTGACCGTATTGAGTGAGCCTCAGGCGTGGTGGATTTTGGGCTCGATTGCCGGAATCGGCCTGTTCGGAGGCTTCTATATCGTGCCGCTCTATGCGTTGATCCAGTCGCGCACGGCTGAGCATGAGCGGGCACGGGTTATTGCCGCGAACAACATCCTCAACGCGCTGTTTATGGTGATCTCGGCCGTGGTGTCGATCCTGTTCTTGAGCGTGGCTGAACTGTCGATCCCACAGCTGTTCCTGGCCGTGGCGCTGATGAACATCGCGGTCAATAGCTACATCTTCAAAATCGTTCCCGAATTCACCATGCGCTTCATGATCTGGATGCTCAGCCATTCCATGTATCGGGTTGAGCACAAGAATTTGGAGGCAATTCCTGACGAGGGTGCAGCGGTGCTGGTGTGCAACCATGTGTCCTTCGTCGATGCGCTGCTGATTGGCGGGGCGATCCGGCGGCCGGTGCGGTTCGTGATGTACTACAAAATCTACAACCTACCGGTGCTCAACTTTATCTTCCGCACTGCCGGGACAGTGCCGATTGCCGGCCGTTCGGAAGATCTGCTGATCTACGATGCGGCCTTCCGCAAAATTGCTGAATACCTGCGCAACGGTGAAGTGGTGTGCATCTTCCCTGAGGGTAAGTTGACGGCGGATGGCGAGATCGACGAGTTCAAGGCCGGTGTTGAGCGCATCATCGAAGAGAATCCGGTGCCCGTCGTACCGATGGCTTTGCAGGGGTTGTGGGGGAGTTTCTTCAGTCGCGATCCGAAGAAGGGCTTTTTCAAGCGTCTCTGGTCCCGCGTCACTTTGGTGGCGGGGCGGGCGATCCCGGCTGAGTTGGCCACCCGTGAGTTTTTACAGAAGAAGGTTGGCGAGCTGCGCGGCGATCAGCGTTAAGCCGCCACACTAAAAGCGCCGCTGCGGTTATGTTGCCGCCGCGGCGTTTTTGTTTTCAGGGCTTAAGTGCGTGCAGCACGTCAGCGAGGGTAGGGCGTAACGAAATATCTTCGCTCATGCAGGCTTGGCTGAGTTGCACTAAAGCTTCTGGCGCGGCTGCGCAATGCTGGAGCAGTTCTTCCAGCAAAATCCCCAATGCGCGGGTTTCGATTGCTTGAAGTGTTCGCCCTGTCGAGCTGTGCGGGTCAAAGAATGACGCTGCGCCGAAGTCGCCCAGTAAGGCGTGGCCACTCTGCTTGACCAATAGATTATGGCCATACAGATCACCATGCAGGATGCCGCGATGATGCAGGTGCAGCGCCGCCGATGTGGCGCCACGAGCTATGCTAAGTGCCTGTTCAAGGCTGAATTGAACCCTCTCTGCGTAGCAATCCCGCG
The Pseudomonas mendocina DNA segment above includes these coding regions:
- a CDS encoding MFS transporter, with product MSEPSQFALLGKKRFLPFFLTQFIGAFNDNIFKQSLILAILFKITTTADKDLLVNLCALLFILPFFLFSALGGQFGEKFAKDALIRNIKLLEIVIMAVGAAGVVMSNLPLMLGALFAMGTQSALFGPVKYSILPQHLEEQELVGGNALVEMGTFLAILTGTIGAGVIMAGSHYAEVVATVIVVVSVLGYLTSRGIPTAPAALPELKLDWNIFRQTWRTMKLGFNQTPAVSRSLVGNSWFWFLGAIYLTQIPAFAKEWLHGDESVVTLILTVFSVGIALGSVLCERLSGRKVEIGLVPFGSFGLTLFGILLWWNASGFPQGAVDHDWLTVLSEPQAWWILGSIAGIGLFGGFYIVPLYALIQSRTAEHERARVIAANNILNALFMVISAVVSILFLSVAELSIPQLFLAVALMNIAVNSYIFKIVPEFTMRFMIWMLSHSMYRVEHKNLEAIPDEGAAVLVCNHVSFVDALLIGGAIRRPVRFVMYYKIYNLPVLNFIFRTAGTVPIAGRSEDLLIYDAAFRKIAEYLRNGEVVCIFPEGKLTADGEIDEFKAGVERIIEENPVPVVPMALQGLWGSFFSRDPKKGFFKRLWSRVTLVAGRAIPAELATREFLQKKVGELRGDQR